One Bacteroidota bacterium genomic region harbors:
- a CDS encoding methyltransferase domain-containing protein → MSVSQRVSYLLRQVMNAGQSKVCPFCKQKEFSVIDRKYIFTTLIKCKNCGLSHRHPKDDEQWLRKFYQSEYSIDTHMMTKIPSDEEIGKLMKSNFPNLRSYDKYLDALFKKPLKIIDYGCSWGYNVYKLVQSGYQAVGYELSVPRAQLGKSKLNIQIYSDTHQLPGENDVIMSSHVIEHLSDINELVALSKKLLKESGVFMAFCPNGNQEYRNREPEVWHVNWGAVHPNYLDVNFAKYMFRENPYLILTGDWDFDPGDILKWDGRSQIVGPKADGKELFIISKPNIKIN, encoded by the coding sequence ATGAGTGTTAGCCAAAGAGTAAGTTATTTGTTGAGACAGGTCATGAATGCAGGACAGAGTAAAGTATGTCCTTTTTGTAAACAGAAAGAATTTTCCGTAATAGATAGAAAGTACATTTTTACAACACTGATCAAATGCAAAAATTGCGGATTGAGTCATCGGCATCCCAAAGATGATGAACAATGGCTGCGGAAATTCTATCAGAGTGAGTATAGTATCGATACTCACATGATGACAAAAATTCCTTCCGATGAGGAAATAGGGAAATTAATGAAGTCAAATTTCCCGAACCTTCGCAGTTATGATAAATACCTTGATGCCCTGTTTAAAAAACCGCTCAAGATTATTGATTACGGTTGCAGCTGGGGTTACAATGTTTACAAATTGGTTCAATCGGGTTATCAGGCTGTGGGTTATGAATTATCTGTCCCTCGGGCACAGCTTGGCAAGAGTAAACTCAACATACAGATCTATTCAGATACCCATCAACTTCCCGGAGAAAATGATGTAATCATGAGCTCACACGTCATTGAGCATCTCAGTGATATAAATGAACTTGTTGCACTCTCAAAAAAACTACTTAAAGAATCCGGAGTCTTCATGGCATTTTGTCCGAATGGTAACCAGGAGTATAGAAACAGAGAACCGGAAGTCTGGCATGTTAACTGGGGTGCTGTACATCCAAACTATCTGGATGTAAATTTTGCGAAATACATGTTTAGGGAAAACCCCTACCTTATTTTAACAGGTGATTGGGATTTTGATCCCGGAGATATTTTAAAATGGGATGGCCGAAGCCAGATAGTAGGCCCTAAAGCAGATGGCAAAGAACTTTTCATTATTTCCAAACCGAATATAAAAATCAACTAA